A region from the Branchiostoma lanceolatum isolate klBraLanc5 chromosome 2, klBraLanc5.hap2, whole genome shotgun sequence genome encodes:
- the LOC136426553 gene encoding phosphatidylinositol 3,4,5-trisphosphate-dependent Rac exchanger 2 protein-like, with protein sequence MATGEKLPEDLAQEKRDRMRVHVIKEILKTEEDYVHTLEFLVTAFLKRMRSRMATHNDKLITEETIWILFSNIEELLTLHQKLLSTLKECLQPEPLACHEVGACFLKHLSEFSVYEMYCSNHEKAQWLLLELQKDQNIKGFLLACMLLGGHKTTDVPLEGYLLSPIQRICKYPLLLKELLKQTVSTHPDMENVKAALVAMKDVCSKINETKRRMESLEALEEWQSKVEGWEGSNITNTCTELIKQGMLLKISAGNVQERVFFLCDNLLVYCKKIPSISKSKTLTKRQSIMMQQLQLPSQETKVQYEYIFRGRISTELMEIENIEDGTADFHSSGYTVTNGWKVHNNAKNKWFVCIAKTPQEKQEWLEAIYQEREKRRSVKQSLQRDTWNLISEKGERLYHLMNRNTSLIRDRKHHLRTYHKCFVGSEFVSWLKELGEINSVEEGVHLGQLLLENGIIHHVVDKHHFKNEPLLYRFRYDDGTYKGRSEMQDMIAKGIHIYCRLHGLFNPLIKNKDHYLRTHKSVMVASRLVDWLVEQGDCKTREEAVMLGQALCDSGFMHHVLEKYKFKDDSLLFRFYADEEMEGISARGKQPAIGGGGAAAAKMDFRQVASFTARTLAVPVHDGKVGFHLEKADQGLLVVTVADQSPAQKARLYPGMVVKAIDGHYSFNLTSTNIKALIKSACTQSGVLYITVAAQQQDTTSIVQARQDLGFQVRGSNPCVVHLVKPDSPAGKAGLFPGQSILQVNGKDVSCAPHDTVVCAIKRISHGLMRAKSETHMHRKSLHRKRLSPVSSVQEGFRKDCSTDGEPSTSQEQGGDSAKSDPNGATCTPADKSPSSPRPLSQTVTTPSNKITLHVQNSGLEHYAVYEYEASGGVRYQVLEGMKESETTFTIPAKLVNLYLEEDQKFLAELESLPFPSRMDEGQKSWLLMSKDKWKEILQRKIKAYQKFSRLLSNHIWPSFKAVRMKQNPPLSMDFCPMNCHLQTLDISLLGPSHSLPPQPQEEQAEDSDTPADGSNPTVCEHTSCTMVTLAAPAAHAMGLGKGGLQDIVGATKDLQDSMHNILCVLETAVRDLDHKEETIIKVLSGDQHQMLVPVGCVHPPLVATGSGSGDDLEANTFLEFEGIFQGIIGRRASKMVVTKDKVVKREMDSFLAQACHLWERLRGEDVDEALKAVQRVFPCRDFRGKLHDLGKVVECYKDFLQQHEGKETTIVVEGVKTLVGELTKVAHELRHIMFLGILSKEDPTTSSRRDVVFSQALSAAVCAFSEQLLAALNFTFNNMKEYKMDNKLASIKWLEQTASIGVMVMFQAMLSPNWNDEKSILQDLVVGVNDLDKVTFIFRTLSPQDCHEAVELTHSVEGTRSGVQVVFYLKKNLFLRLPRRLQAGSSIKMCPVLFNQVLTHSLTHSLTHSLTHSLTHSLTHSLTHSLTHSLTQADSSIKMCPVLFNQALVNLHQSWDVDFVNAVQMQNNINQQAIHDTQAFYRRFKGFHLDKSKLPSNPSAKVVMLDKLLRPLNSSDELLRQLDTLVMQGKKKQGFGIDHGLGVGLVSITSEFCFSVGACRLLMCNTGIHRTSCAATLEQSIILTRCHGLPSRYLATAAHIIKNQGVRVQNEAKHPRIEDNTPAGIPRLYSLCQDNSSPEAEARKPT encoded by the exons TCCAGAGAATCTGCAAGTATCCTCTACTACTTAAG GAGTTGCTGAAGCAGACAGTGTCGACCCACCCTGACATGGAGAACGTGAAGGCGGCGCTGGTGGCCATGAAGGACGTCTGCTCCAAGATCAACGAGACCAAGCGCAGGATGGAGAGTCTGGAGGCTCTGGAGGAGTGGCAGTCTAAGGTGGAGGGATGGGAG GGCTCTAACATCACCAACACGTGCACGGAGCTGATCAAACAGGGCATGCTGCTGAAGATCTCGGCGGGGAATGTGCAGGAGAGGGTGTTCTTCCTGTGTGACAACCTGCTCGTCTACTGCAAGAAAATACCATCCATTTCAAAGTCA AAGACACTAACGAAGCGGCAGTCGATCATGATGCAGCAGCTGCAGCTCCCCTCCCAGGAGACCAAGGTCCAGTACGAGTACATCTTCAGGGGCAGGATCAGCACTGAGCTCATGGAGATAGAGAACATTGAGGATGGCACTG CTGATTTCCACAGCAGTGGGTACACTGTGACCAACGGCTGGAAGGTTCACAACAATGCCAAGAACAAGTGGTTTGTGTGCATCGCCAAAACACCGCAGGAGAAACAAGAGTGGCTGGAGGCTATCTACCAGGAGAGGGAGAAAAGAAGAA GTGTGAAGCAGTCGCTCCAGAGAGACACGTGGAACCTGATCTCTGAGAAGGGGGAGCGTCTGTACCACCTGATGAACCGCAACACCAGCCTCATCAGGGACAGGAAGCACCACCTCAGGACATACCACAAGTGCTTCGTGGGCAG TGAGTTTGTGTCATGGCTGAAGGAACTCGGGGAGATCAACTCAGTGGAGGAGGGTGTTCACCTGGGCCAGCTGCTGCTGGAGAACGGCATCATACATCATG TTGTTGACAAACATCACTTCAAAAACGAGCCGCTGCTGTACAGGTTCCGTTACGATGACGGAACGTACAAAGGTCGCAGCGAGATGCAGGATATGATTGCCAAGGGCATCCACATCTACTGCCGACTGCACGGGCTCTTCAACCCCCTCATCAA GAACAAGGACCACTACCTGCGGACGCACAAGTCGGTGATGGTGGCCAGCCGTCTGGTGGACTGGCTGGTGGAACAGGGGGATTGTAAGACTAGGGAGGAGGCTGTGATGCTGGGGCAGGCTCTGTGTGACAGTGGCTTCATGCATCATG TGCTGGAAAAGTACAAGTTTAAGGATGACTCCCTGCTGTTCCGGTTCTATGCTGATGAGGAGATGGAGGGGATCTCCGCCAGGGGGAAGCAGCCTGCCATTGGTGGGGGTGGAGCTGCTGCAGCTAAAATG GATTTCCGACAGGTGGCCAGCTTCACAGCCAGGACCCTCGCTGTCCCGGTGCATGATGGGAAGGTGGGGTTTCACCTAGAGAAGGCAGATCAAGGCTTGTTGGTCGTCACGGTAGCTGACCAGTCACCTGCACAG AAAGCTCGGCTGTACCCTGGAATGGTGGTGAAAGCTATTGATGGGCACTACTCCTTCAACCTGACATCCACCAATATCAAGGCCCTGATCAAGTCTGCCTGTACTCAGAGTGGGGTTCTGTATATTACAGTCGCAGCACAGCAACAAGA CACTACATCCATCGTCCAAGCAAGACAGGACTTAGGTTTCCAGGTCCGAGGTAGTAACCCATGTGTGGTTCACCTGGTCAAGCCAG ACAGCCCAGCTGGTAAAGCAGGCCTGTTCCCAGGACAGAGCATCCTGCAGGTGAATGGGAAGGATGTCTCCTGTGCTCCACACGACACCGTGGTCTGTGCCATCAAACGCATCTCACACGGGCTCATGAGGGCAAAGTCTGAG ACTCACATGCATCGGAAATCCCTGCACCGTAAACGCCTCTCTCCTGTCAGTAGCGTGCAAGAGGGGTTCAGGAAGGACTGTAGCACTGATGGGGAACCTTCAACATCTCAAG AGCAAGGCGGTGACTCTGCGAAGTCTGATCCTAACGGGGCCACATGTACACCGGCCGACAAGTCTCCCTCCTCCCCCCGTCCGCTGTCTCAGACTGTCACCACGCCATCCAACAAGATCACTCTGCATG TTCAGAACAGCGGGCTGGAACACTATGCTGTGTACGAGTACGAGGCCAGCGGTGGGGTCAGGTACCAGGTCCTGGAGGGCATGAAAGAGTCCGAGACTACCTTCACCATTCCTGCCAAG TTGGTGAACCTGTACCTAGAGGAGGATCAGAAGTTCTTGGCTGAGCTCGAATCTCTCCCATTCCCCTCCAGGATGGATGAAGGTCAGAAGTCATGGCTGCTCATGAGTAAGGATAAGTGGAAGGAAATACTACAGAGGAAGATAAAGGCCTACCAGAAG TTTTCAAGGCTGCTGTCCAACCACATCTGGCCGTCCTTCAAGGCGGTGCGGATGAAACAGAACCCGCCGCTCAGCATGGACTTCTGTCCCATGAACTGTCACCTGCAGACCCTGGACATCAGTCTGCTGGGGCCCTCCCACTCCTTACCTCCCCAACCTCAGGAGGAACAGGCAGAGGACTCAGACACACCAGCTG ATGGCTCCAACCCTACAGTGTGTGAACACACCTCCTGCACCATGGTGACTCTAGCGGCCCCGGCAGCCCACGCCATGGGGCTGGGGAAAGGGGGGCTACAGGACATCGTGGGGGCGACGAAGGACCTTCAGGACTCCATGCACAACATTCTGTGTGTCCTTGAGACAGCCGTCCGCGATCTGGATCACAAGGAAGAGACCATCATCAA AGTGTTGTCAGGAGATCAGCATCAGATGCTTGTGCCCGTCGGCTGTGTGCACCCTCCGCTGGTGGCGACAGGCAGCGGGAGTGGGGATGACCTTGAGGCCAACACCTTTCTGGAGTTCGAGGGGATCTTCCAAGGCATCATTGGCAGGAGGGCGTCCAAAATGGTGGTGACAAAAGACAAGGTGGTGAAGAGGGAGATGGACAGTTTTCTTGCACAG GCGTGTCATCTCTGGGAACGTCTGAGAGGTGAGGATGTGGACGAGGCTCTGAAGGCGGTGCAGAGGGTTTTTCCATGCAGGGACTTCAGAG GTAAGCTACATGACCTGGGGAAGGTTGTAGAGTGTTATAAGGATTTCCTACAGCAGCATGAAGGGAAGGAGACCACCATTGTTGTGGAGGGGGTCAAGACTTTGGTGGGGGAGCTCACCAAAGTTGCTCATG AGCTGAGACATATCATGTTCCTTGGAATTCTGTCTAAAGAAG ACCCCACTACCAGCAGTAGGAGAGATGTGGTGTTCTCCCAGGCTCTGTCTGCGGCTGTGTGTGCCTTCTCAGAGCAGCTGCTGGCGGCCCTGAACTTCACCTTCAACAACATGAAGGAGTATAAGATGGACAACAAGCTGGCCAGCATCAAGTGGCTGGAGCAGACCGCCTCCATTGGTGTTATGGTCATGTTTCAGGCCATGTTGTCTCCGAACTGG aatgaTGAGAAGTCTATCCTGCAAGACTTGGTtgttggggtcaatgacctcgaCAAGGTTACCTTTATCTTCAGGACTCTCTCCCCACAGGACTGTCACGAAG CTGTAGAGCTGACCCACAGTGTGGAGGGGACCAGGTCAGGAGTACAGGTGGTGTTCTACCTGAAGAAGAACCTGTTTCTGAGGCTGCCCCGCAGGCTGCAGGCCGGCAGCAGCATCAAGATGTGCCCTGTTCTCTTCAACCAGG tactcactcactcactcactcactcactcactcactcactcactcactcactcactcactcactcactcactcactcactcactcactcactcactcactcactcaggccGACAGCAGCATCAAAATGTGCCCGGTTCTCTTCAACCAGG CCTTAGTGAACCTCCACCAGAGCTGGGATGTGGATTTTGTGAATGCTGTCCAGATGCAGAACAACATCAACCAGCAGGCCATCCACGACACCCAGGCCTTCTACAGGAGATTCAA AGGATTCCACCTTGACAAGTCGAAGCTACCGAGTAACCCCAGTGCCAAGGTTGTAATGTTGGACAAG CTTCTGCGACCTCTGAACTCGTCTGACGAACTCCTGCGCCAGCTGGACACTCTGGTGATGCAGGGGAAGAAGAAACAGGGCTTTGGGATCGACCACGGGCTGGGTGTGGGGCTTGTCTCCATCACATCTGAGTTCTGCTTCAGTGTGGGGGCCTGCAGGCTCCTTATGTGCAATACCGGCATCCACAG AACCTCGTGTGCAGCTACCTTGGAGCAGAGCATAATCCTGACACGTTGCCATGGGTTACCATCCCGTTACCTAGCAACGGCTGCCCACATCATCAAGAACCAAGGGGTCAGAGTTCAAAATGAAGCTAAGCACCCCAGGATAGAAGACAACACACCTGCAGGAATTCCCAG GCTGTACAGTTTGTGCCAGGACAACAGCAGTCCAGAGGCAGAGGCCAGGAAGCCTACCTGA